From one Pseudomonas sp. B21-048 genomic stretch:
- the lolB gene encoding lipoprotein insertase outer membrane protein LolB, with the protein MFLRHFIIFSFIALLAGCAGFGARESVQGQGNTAQWREHKQQLTGLDGWQINGKIGIRAPKDSGSGTLFWLQRQDYYDIRLSGPLGRGAARLTGRPGKVSLEVANQGRYDARTPEALVEEQLGWKLPVSHLAWWVRGLPAPDSKSRLTLDVDSRLANLEQDGWKVEYLSYAEQNGYWLPERIKLHGTDLDVTLVIKEWQPRKLGQ; encoded by the coding sequence ATGTTTTTGCGCCACTTCATCATTTTCAGTTTCATCGCCTTGCTCGCCGGTTGCGCGGGTTTTGGCGCCCGTGAGTCGGTCCAGGGCCAAGGCAACACGGCCCAATGGCGCGAGCACAAACAGCAACTGACCGGCCTCGACGGCTGGCAGATCAACGGCAAGATCGGCATCCGCGCGCCAAAAGATTCGGGCAGCGGCACGTTGTTCTGGTTGCAACGCCAGGATTACTACGACATCCGCCTCTCCGGACCACTGGGCCGTGGCGCGGCCCGCTTGACCGGTCGCCCCGGCAAAGTCTCGCTGGAAGTGGCCAATCAGGGCCGCTATGACGCGCGAACCCCGGAAGCCCTGGTTGAAGAACAACTGGGCTGGAAATTGCCGGTGTCCCATTTGGCGTGGTGGGTTCGCGGGCTCCCGGCCCCGGACAGCAAAAGTCGCCTGACCCTCGACGTCGACAGCCGCCTGGCCAATCTCGAACAGGACGGATGGAAGGTCGAATACCTCAGTTATGCCGAGCAAAACGGCTACTGGTTGCCCGAGCGAATCAAACTGCATGGCACCGACCTTGATGTCACGCTGGTGATCAAGGAATGGCAACCACGCAAACTGGGGCAATGA
- the ispE gene encoding 4-(cytidine 5'-diphospho)-2-C-methyl-D-erythritol kinase produces MTAPRLTLPSPAKLNLMLHILGRREDGYHELQTIFQFLDYGDEITFAVRDDGVIRLHTEFADVPHDSNLIVKAAKKLQEQSGCSLGVDIWIEKILPMGGGIGGGSSNAATTLLGLNHLWQLGWDEDRLAALGLTLGADVPVFVRGHAAFAEGVGEKLTPVEPIEPWYLVLVPQVSVSTAEIFSDPLLTRNTPPIKVRPVPKGNSRNDCLPVVARRYPDVRNALDLLGKFTEAKLTGTGSCVFGGFPSKAEADKVSALLTETLTGFVAKGSNISMLHRKLQSLL; encoded by the coding sequence ATGACTGCGCCACGCCTGACATTGCCCTCGCCCGCCAAGCTCAATCTGATGCTGCATATCCTGGGTCGCCGTGAAGACGGTTACCACGAGTTGCAGACGATTTTTCAGTTCCTCGATTACGGCGATGAAATCACCTTCGCCGTTCGCGACGATGGTGTGATTCGGTTGCACACCGAATTCGCCGACGTCCCTCACGACAGCAACCTGATCGTCAAAGCCGCAAAAAAACTTCAGGAACAATCCGGCTGTTCGCTGGGTGTCGACATCTGGATCGAAAAAATCCTGCCCATGGGCGGTGGAATCGGTGGCGGCAGCTCGAATGCGGCGACCACATTGCTGGGCCTCAATCATCTTTGGCAACTGGGCTGGGATGAGGATCGGCTGGCCGCACTGGGCCTTACACTTGGCGCCGACGTCCCGGTTTTCGTGCGCGGTCACGCGGCTTTCGCCGAGGGCGTGGGGGAGAAACTCACCCCTGTAGAGCCCATCGAGCCGTGGTATCTCGTGCTGGTGCCGCAAGTATCTGTAAGTACAGCAGAAATTTTTTCAGATCCACTGTTGACACGCAACACTCCTCCCATTAAAGTGCGCCCCGTTCCCAAGGGAAACAGTCGAAATGACTGCTTACCGGTAGTCGCAAGGCGTTATCCAGATGTACGTAACGCATTGGATTTGTTAGGTAAATTTACCGAAGCAAAACTCACCGGAACTGGAAGTTGTGTGTTTGGGGGCTTCCCAAGCAAAGCTGAAGCTGATAAAGTCTCGGCCCTTCTGACAGAGACCCTTACAGGGTTTGTAGCAAAAGGAAGCAACATTTCGATGTTGCATCGCAAGCTGCAAAGTCTGCTCTAA
- a CDS encoding ribose-phosphate pyrophosphokinase yields MSKMMVFTGNANPDLARRVVRQLHIPLGDISVGKFSDGEITAEINENVRGKDVFIIQPTCAPTNDNLMELVVMADAFRRSSATRITAVIPYFGYARQDRRPRSARVAISAKVVADMLTVVGIDRVLTVDLHADQIQGFFDIPVDNIYGSPVLVDDIEDQRFENLMIVSPDIGGVVRARAVAKSLGVDLGIIDKRREKANHSEVMHIIGDVEGRTCILVDDMVDTAGTLCHAAKALKEHGAAKVFAYCTHPVLSGRAIENIENSVLDELVVTNTIPLSAAAQACARIRQLDIAPVVAEAVRRISNEESISAMFR; encoded by the coding sequence GTGTCCAAGATGATGGTCTTTACGGGGAACGCTAACCCCGATCTGGCTCGGCGTGTTGTACGTCAGCTGCATATCCCTCTCGGTGACATCTCTGTCGGTAAATTCTCCGACGGCGAAATTACAGCCGAGATCAATGAAAACGTCCGCGGTAAAGACGTCTTCATTATTCAGCCGACTTGCGCTCCGACCAACGATAATCTGATGGAACTGGTAGTGATGGCTGATGCCTTCCGCCGCTCCTCGGCTACTCGTATCACTGCTGTTATTCCTTACTTTGGTTATGCCCGTCAGGATCGCCGTCCGCGTTCCGCACGTGTGGCTATCAGCGCGAAGGTTGTCGCTGACATGCTTACCGTAGTCGGCATCGACCGTGTTCTCACGGTTGATCTGCATGCTGACCAGATTCAGGGTTTCTTCGATATTCCGGTAGATAACATCTACGGCTCCCCGGTACTGGTGGATGACATTGAAGATCAGCGCTTCGAAAACCTGATGATCGTGTCCCCGGACATTGGCGGCGTCGTGCGTGCACGGGCTGTTGCCAAATCCCTGGGCGTGGATCTCGGGATCATCGACAAACGCCGTGAGAAAGCCAATCACTCTGAAGTGATGCATATCATCGGTGATGTCGAAGGGCGTACCTGTATTCTGGTCGATGACATGGTCGATACCGCCGGCACTCTGTGCCACGCGGCGAAGGCCCTGAAAGAGCATGGCGCTGCCAAGGTTTTCGCCTACTGCACGCACCCTGTGCTGTCGGGTCGGGCGATCGAAAACATTGAAAATTCCGTGCTGGATGAGCTGGTGGTGACGAACACCATCCCGCTGTCCGCTGCAGCACAAGCCTGTGCACGTATCCGTCAACTGGATATCGCACCGGTAGTTGCCGAGGCGGTCCGCCGCATCAGCAATGAAGAATCGATCAGCGCGATGTTCCGTTAA
- a CDS encoding 50S ribosomal protein L25/general stress protein Ctc gives MNDFTLNAEVRSDLGKGASRRLRRLASLVPAVVYGGEKAPESISMLAKEVAKLLENEAAYSHIIELNVGGTKQNVIIKALQRHPAKGHVMHADFVRVVAGQKLTAIVPVHFINEAAPVKKGGEISHVVAEIEVSCLPKDLPEFIEVDLANAEVGAIIHLSDITAPKGVEFVALAHGNDLAVANVHAPRVAPEATEGAAE, from the coding sequence ATGAACGATTTTACTCTGAATGCTGAAGTGCGTTCCGACCTGGGGAAAGGTGCGAGCCGCCGCCTGCGTCGTCTCGCAAGCCTGGTTCCAGCTGTAGTTTACGGTGGCGAAAAAGCCCCTGAATCCATCAGCATGCTGGCTAAAGAAGTTGCCAAACTGCTCGAAAACGAAGCGGCTTACAGCCACATCATCGAGCTGAACGTTGGCGGCACCAAGCAAAACGTAATCATCAAGGCTCTGCAGCGTCACCCGGCCAAAGGCCACGTGATGCACGCTGACTTCGTACGTGTAGTTGCCGGCCAAAAGCTGACCGCTATCGTTCCAGTGCACTTCATCAACGAAGCTGCTCCGGTGAAGAAAGGCGGCGAGATTTCGCACGTTGTTGCTGAGATCGAAGTGTCTTGCCTGCCAAAAGACCTGCCTGAATTCATCGAAGTTGACCTGGCTAACGCCGAAGTCGGCGCGATCATTCACTTGTCCGACATCACCGCCCCTAAAGGCGTTGAGTTTGTTGCTCTGGCTCACGGTAACGACCTGGCTGTTGCCAACGTTCACGCTCCACGTGTTGCTCCAGAAGCTACTGAAGGCGCAGCAGAGTAA
- the pth gene encoding aminoacyl-tRNA hydrolase, which produces MTAIKLIVGLGNPGAEYEQTRHNAGALFVERIAHAQGVNLVADRKYFGLTGRYSHQGQDVRLLIPTTYMNRSGQAVAALAGFFRIKPEEILVAHDELDLPPGVAKLKQGGGHGGHNGLRDIIAQLGNQNTFHRLRLGIGHPGVASMVSNFVLGRAPRAEQEKLDASIDFALGVLPDILAGEWNRAMKNLHSQKA; this is translated from the coding sequence GTGACTGCCATCAAACTGATCGTTGGCCTGGGAAATCCAGGTGCTGAATACGAACAGACCCGGCATAACGCAGGGGCCCTTTTTGTTGAGCGCATCGCGCACGCGCAGGGTGTCAACCTTGTGGCCGATCGCAAATATTTCGGCCTGACCGGGCGCTATTCGCATCAGGGTCAGGATGTTCGTCTGTTGATTCCCACCACCTACATGAACCGCAGCGGCCAGGCCGTCGCGGCACTTGCCGGCTTCTTCCGCATCAAGCCTGAAGAAATCCTGGTGGCGCATGACGAACTCGATCTGCCCCCGGGCGTTGCCAAGCTCAAACAGGGCGGCGGCCATGGCGGTCACAATGGGTTGCGCGACATCATCGCGCAACTGGGCAATCAGAATACCTTTCACCGCTTGCGGCTTGGCATTGGCCACCCGGGCGTTGCCAGTATGGTTTCAAATTTCGTCCTGGGTCGTGCGCCACGCGCCGAACAGGAAAAACTCGATGCCAGCATCGACTTTGCCCTCGGCGTGCTGCCGGATATCCTCGCCGGTGAATGGAACCGCGCGATGAAAAACCTGCACAGCCAGAAGGCCTGA